The following DNA comes from Melospiza georgiana isolate bMelGeo1 chromosome 10, bMelGeo1.pri, whole genome shotgun sequence.
ATATCCACACCTTTAGTCCATTTCTTTACTCCCTTGTGGCTTGTAGAGCTCAGCTTGGAATAAAAGAAGGTATTAAAAGCATAGACTGCTGGATATCCTTCCTTCTTGCTTCTTTCCACAAGAAGACCCATGTAGAAATTCATGATCTGGAACAGAGAGAGGCAAAGTGAGATGTGAGATAAGACACTAAATTAAAAAGATAGCAACATGTCCTTGCTGGCCACCTTTGAGCTGAGAAAACTCCAGCTTGGCAGCTTTTGCTCCCAGAATTTCACACTGAGGACTTGTGCTGCTGGTTGAAGCCCCCACACCCACTCTGATAACCCAGACTGACTCCTGGGAGCTGCATCACCCAAGTGAAAGCTTCCAGAAACAGCAGCCCACACAGTACCCAAAATAAGGAGTGCACAGCTATTTCTGGGCTCTGCAGTGGAGCTCCTGGAAGactcctgtgcccagggaggggggATTTCCCAGCAAGTGCAGGATCCCATACCCTGTCGTTgagccagcccaggggctgcagggtgcaGATGTCCTCACGGGTGACAGTGAGCTTGAAGGCCCTGCTCAGGATGTCCTCAGGCTCACCACTGTCAAAGGCAGCAGAGATCTCACTCTCCATGGCCTGGAAGAAAGGATTCAGTGAGGAAAGGCTGGTGGAGCAGCACATGGAGCACACCAGCCCCCCAGAAGGCTCCAAGTGTAGTGCCAGAGCAAGGAGCCTTGCAGGCTgaaccagccccagcactggcttgctgctgagcacaggtaCCTCTGTCAGTGGAGCCAGATcatctcctggcttttccaggCATGGCAGTGGCTCACTGTCCACAAAGAAGAGGTCTTTGGACAGGACAGGTGTCACATGGAACTGGAACAACTTTCTTTGGGGGACTTCAGCTTCACGCTGGCCCTGCCAGGCACAAGGACAGAAATCAGAGAGAAGCACAAGGGGTTTGCTGGGGGACAGGGCAGAGAATCCTGCAAGAAACTGTGAGGGGTTGTGTAAACACATCCCAGCAGCAATCCCCAAAGTCACATTTGACTGGTGACTGCATTCCAACAGTGCCCAGAGAGGCAGGGCTTTCCTTGGGCTTGGATTAACATCCCCAGCAAAGCCTCCACATGCAGGTATCAAGCTGAGATCAAGGTAAGTATTCCTGATTTCCACCCTTCAAATTTAATTTGGATCTCAGTCTTGAGCAGAGGTGAGTTATATTTTCCAGAAAACCAAGTGAAGCAGTGACTAACTCAAGCTTACCACTGAAGCAGCTCGTTTCTCTCGTTTTCCCTGACCACGAGAGTCTTCCGGGGGTGTGTAGTAactaagaaaagaaagagaaatgagcTGGATATCCACACTGCCCCATGAAATTCTCCAAAATTCACCTTCTGCATAAGAAATGCTTTTTCAAGGCTGATTCTGACACATGACAACATTTGTCTCCTTCCCCACTCCTTTTGAAGCAGCCAGACCAGGACAGATGAAGAGCTGGAAGCTTCGCAAACTTTCTGCCACCATCAGGTGccaaactccttttttttttttttcctcagtttaaATCTTTGGAAAACAGGGAAGCAACCAGCTCTTCCTCTTTCAAGTGCTTTGTGATCACTTGTGTATCTCAAGTGATAACTGTGATCACCAGTTATTTCCCCTCTTCCCTTGAGTTTAGGGGACAGTGACAATTTAACTGGACAAATGCACAGCTCAATACAATGCTCGTGTCCAAGGGAAAGAGAACAGGGacaaaatcaccccaaaccaCACCTGCCACAACCAAACCTCCCTCTGCCCCCATCTGCACTctgaggggaggaagaggatggcaCCAAGCTGCCACAGCAAAatccctcctggagctgcagccagaagTCCCTTTCCCTTCACTCCTGCACTCCCATCCTGCCACCACAGAGTTCACTGTCCACTGAGGAGAGCAGTGCTCCCTTTTGGATCCATTCCAACCCAAGGCATACTGCAAGCCTCAAAAACTGCCTCAGTCCCCCAGGTTTTACAAGCTCCCTACTCCTTTTGTTCAGGATGCACAGGAAATGCAAAGCCAGCTCATTCATGGTGTGCCTGAAAGACTCTGGGGAGTAAAAACCAATTCTGCAAACCCAAGGACAACCTGGGCTGTCACCCATACTTTCTTCTCCCAAAAAacacccagcacatcccacagctGCCCAGCTGTGACAGGGGAGCTGGATTTGAGGGACAACTGGCTGGGAGCAGTTCCTCAaaccagctgctcctctcccccagCACTGAGACACTGAACAGGACTGGGCTTCTGGAGGCTGACAGAATCACAAGAAACAAGAGCCATGGCTAGAAGAGACTCTCACCTGATCACAACCCCCctctgaggcagctgggggCTGAAAACATCCCCATGTTTGACACctgcagggagaagcagcagtaTGAGAACAGGGAGGTGATTTCCcaatccagcagctgctgcacgGAGCTCTGAGTTTCTGGGTGACATCACAGACATTTCATCAGCATTTTCAACTCAGAAGTTCAAACCCTGGCACCTGCTCAGAGATAATTTTAATCCCCGTATGATCATGTCACAAAGTCCAAGATATGAAAGAGTTAGTGATGAAAAAGTGTTTAAGTAAtgaacaggggaaaaaaaaaaccctggggCAATATTAAATATACAAGTAATTAGGTTACTTGTTTTGGAAGCTCTGCTTTTATGGAATTAGTCCTGTCTAGCATTAAAAAGGGATTAAAGTGCAGCTCTGAGGGTGCAGAGTCAAATATCCCCCCTCCCCTGGTACAAAAAAAGCAGGTAAAACAGGTGCTACAACCTCCTCCTGTGCAGTGGGGTCACATCCAGCTACAAactgcactgccacagctcccaAATACCATTTTAAACCAGTTCTTGCCCTTCAGTAAAACCCTCACAAACCAAATTTAGCCAATAATGAGGAAAATGCCCTGTTTGGGCTGGACTTGTACCAACAGAgttgagcagccctggggataCTCACTGGTCCTTTGTGGCACAGGTGGAGAGGCACCTCTGGGTTTTTGCTCTTTCAGGGGACTCCCAGTCATCCCTGGTTCCTTGGTTTGAACTCTTGGGTGTagcaaaagaaaaggacagAGTTTTTACAGGTGATTTGTTACCAGTGCATCTCAATTCACTGCAGAGCACACGGCTATTTGTACACAACTGGCTAAATGAAAGCAACAGAAATATATAAAGTAAAATTAGGCTGTTTAATCCTTAACAGAGCCATGCTGTCACTGGTTCCATGACAAGATGCAAGGAGCAGTTTGAGGAGTTCACATCCACAAGTTTGGCCACTTTCAGCTCAGGCACACTGAACAAACAAGAGTCAAATTTTCTGTCTCCACTTTTCCAACCATTACATTTGATTCTGTCCAGAACCCTGAGAGTAGGAAAGATCAATTCTCCTCCCCTTCCACACACAACAAACTCACCACCAGAAAGTTAAGGGTTATTTTGCTCATAATTACTTGTTGAGTCTTGCTGATCGTGGAGAAGTAAGTCTTCCAGAATATTTCTCTTTGAACAGACTCAAGAGCTCTttgtatttcttattttctgcttGCTGAACATCCttgcagaagggaaggaaaaaagagactttAGCAAgcattcccagcccttccttTTGTCTCAGCCTAACTGTAGAGGAACTCCACAGCTGTTTCATCCCAAAACAATTCCCTTCTCCCCAGTTTACCTCTTCAGCAGCACACAAAGGCCTCCTGGTGCCACTGACTCCTGCAGAGTGGGGACCTGGCTCCTTAATGGGGGGCCTGGGTGTGACAGGGCTCTCAGGAGCAGCTCGGATGTGGTTATTCCTGCTCAGGCTGCAAACAACAAAGGCAGAAGAAATGGTGTTAAGAGACCATGCAAAGCTCCTGATTTATTAATTAGGTTTTAATTAGCACCTCCTGATTCAAGGAGGcacagcaggctgctcaggaCCATGTTGGGGAGAGTTTTCCAATATCTCTGTAGGTGACTGGTGGTAGTAGCTGAACATCCTTAGAGGAGAAACATAAAAGGGTTTCCCAATGGAATTCCCTGGGGAAATGAAAATTCTTTGGGGAAATGGAAATTctctggggtttggggggtttttttttgtagttgtggggtttttttttgtttgcattccTGGTCTCAGCCTCTTCCCAAGTTCGACACTTCCTCCTACCACAGGAGGTGAGAATGTTGAACttgttcatttttctctgatCTCCTGAGTCCATCAACTGTCTGGATTTAAAGGGAAAGTTTAAAATTGGTCAAAGGCAAGAACATAACTAAGATCTCACTCAGTATGGCAGAAAGGAGGAGTCCCAGAACATGGAAAAATGTTGCTCTGTGGACACAAATATGGATGCTGGACAACAGAGGAAGTTCAAGGATGAAAGTGAAAGGCATGAAACCCTAAAAAGCAGAagtggaagaaaacagaaagtttTTTACCTCAGATATGGAACTCTCTTACAAAGAGAGGATGGTGATTCCTCAGTCATGCACGGGTTGGTGTCACAAGGCATTTCGTCTGTGGGGGAAGAGCACAAGCCTCAGCAAGTGGTCAGGAAAACAGGAATTATAGGAGTTTAAAGAGCTTCACCAAAGATAAATTACTCTCATTTCATCCCTCAAGTTCTAGTATTATTTGTGTTATGTTGCTTCAGGATATTTTCATATTGGCAACTACAAAATGTTGCCAGCTTACAGTTAATACAAAAGGCTTCTGAGGCTCTGCTACCTAAAATCAGCATTTATAACAATTTCTTTCTGGCAAgccagccctgggacacactaGAACTGCATCCAAGGCAGTTAATATCCAGGATCCACAACCACATGAGCATCCTGGGATAAACCACTGAATATCCCacttggaagggatccacagaATCATCCAGcccaacccctggccctgcacagacaccccaacaatcccaccctgtgcatccctgaggGTGTTTTCCaaactctcctggagctctggcagcctcagggctgtgcccattccctggggagcctgttcccagccctggctacAATCCAGAAGCAATAGAGGATGCAGGGAAGAAACAGAGCTCACCCTCCACTATTTCTGGTGCTACCCAGATATTTTGCCTTCAGCAaccagcccccagagcagcaggagaaaggaaCAAGTAAAGGATTTGCTGTCAGCCCTACCAGGTTCTGTTGCGTCCTCATCCTCTGCAGATGCTACAAACGAAGAGTCAGAAGAAATGTACACAAcctgaaataaaagcaagtaCCAGGGTGAGCATAACCTGAATGTGAATCCAAGCAAGCACCTCCCCTTCCTGAAATCCAGTCAGCTGTCTTCTGACTCAGAGCCCATGGTTTTGCCCGTGGGGGTGCAGCAGAAGGCAGGGGCACTGATGGCGCCACTTTTGTGACACAGGGTCCCACACCTGCTCAAAATCCCTGCTCACCTCATCTTCAGactcagagaaggaaaagtcATCTCTCTCTTCAGTCTCCTGGCTTCTACTTCTTTCCTTCTGTGGCAACTTGGCAGCCACAGAGACCTCTTCAGGCCCCTTGTTAGTCCCAGAGAGACATTCTGGAAAAACCACACCAGCAGGCCATAAGGAATGGGACTGGAAATGGGGCTTGGGACTCCTGCTTCCAcccaagcccagctccttgATCCCATGTAGAGCAGAAAACTCATTTCAACAACACTGcaacagcccagcagcaccccctgGTAGGAACCAGGGAGCTCCACAGCCCCCATGGAACAGCAACAGCCTTGACTGAAAATGctctttgtgctgccctgcagggctcagtgccagggagagctgggacatgccctgccccagccaggatTTATCCTTGGTGCAAATATATGGCCCTCCCAGGATGGAAAAAGTTGTTCCCTGCTTCTCTTCCTGCCTTCAACTGACCAGGATCTCCCATCTTGTACTTGATTTgaaaaatcccagaatcatCAAGGCTGGATAAACCCTATAAGGGCATCAAGTCCAACAgttcccacagcactgccaaggccaccactgccccacgtgcccaagtgccacatccatgaACACTGGGACACACCATCGATGGGCCCAGGTCCCATGAGACCCCCTGAAGCCACAAGAATGGTTCAAAAACCCTCAGTTTCAGCAGCAGTCCTGAAATACCAAACCCAGAGCTCCCCAAGGtaccccaaacccaaaaatcaGGCACACAAAACCTCTCTGTGAGGGGCTATACCTGTTTTTGGCCTCTTTGCAGGGATCTCCTCAGGATCTTCCACAGGTGACAGAACACTGGGGGAAGAACAGACAGAACAATGTTTTGCAAGCACAACTCAGCATCCAAAGGGGGCTTTCCTATTTCCCCAGCATCATGTCCCAGAGAGCTGATCACCCCACTAAAGCACATCAggcctctttttctccttctgctaATGCCTCCACATGCTTTGTGTTTGCTCCTACCACCAAAAAAAGCCTTAATATGTAATGCTTCCCCTTTTCCTCCAGGAAAGAAGCACCCCAGAGGTCACTATGCCATCCAAGCTCACGGCACTCAAAGGAAAGTTTGGGCAGAACAGGAAACGCGAGGTGGgaatgccagccctgctcacatcCACCCCCAGCAGCTTCCTGCTGAGTCAGCTCGGGGACAAACCCTTGAAACAATCCCCAGCCTCACCCTTTCCCACCCAAGGATTTTCACCAGCTGACACCGTCGTTAAGTCCGGTAAAAACGTCTCCTTTAGGAACACAGCCCAAAGAACGTTCCTATTTTTAttccccccccccacccccaccaAGAGCTAATTCCTTCCGAGCTGCTCCTCGGTGCAAACTGCGGGCACAACACGGGGCTCCTTGTAGAGACATTCTCTGGTCTCTGTCGCTGTCATGGGGcactgagggagggagggagggagcagccgccttccccagccccagagcacacagTGCCGTCCGTACatcccacacagcagcaggcacCCATGGGCTTCGGCCATCGCCACCGGCAGCACAATAGTTAACATGTGGGCAGGCAccctttttatccttttatcCACCCCACAGCCTCGATCCATGGCGTGCCCCCAGCCGCCCGTCCCCACGGCTGTGTGCGTGCCCTGCTCCCCAATACACCGGCCCTAAAtgcccagccccgctccccgtACCGGCGGAAAGGGAATGAGGGGTTATTGGGAACACCTGGGGCCCACAGCCAGCGAGCGCCGGTGCGTGCGACCCACAATCGCCTGCACACCTGCGGGCTGCCTCACGGGCAACACCTGGGCTTCATCAGGGGCTGcccacacccacacccacacGGGGAGCGGCGGGCCGTGAGGGGGCTGAGCGGGCCGAGCGGCGGGGCAGCAGCGCGGCGGGAAGGGCTGACCTGGGGGCCGGTTTCTTTCGGCGCGGCGGCTCCGGGCTGAGGGCgagggccggggccggggcctgGCGGGCGGCGTCGCGGAGGGCGCGGAGGACCGCGAGCAGCCATTGGTACATGGACCGCGCGCACTTCCGGCGccgggccccgccccgcgccgccaaCGGCGGCCACGCCCCGCCCACGGACACACGGGGCCCGCCCATAAACCGGATGGAGCCGCCCACAGACACACACGACCCGCCCGGACACGCCCACAGCCCTGATGGACCTGCCCACAGACCTGATGgacctgcccacagccctgatGGACCTGCCCACAGCCAAACACGCCCCGCCCACAGCCCTGAtggccctgcccacagccacacACGCCCCGCCCCGACAGCCCCGCCCACAGTCCTGATGGCCCCGCCCACAGCCAACACGCCCCGCCCACATAACACAAGCTCCACCCCCTGTCGGCCTCGCCCCGCCCCTCCCGCGCCCGGCGGGCCGGAGCCTCGTGGCGCGTGTTCTACAACACTCCCCGGCCACAATTTGGGCCATTTCTGCCCATTCTGCTCCTGCCCCGTTTTCTCTCCCCCAGCGTTACCACGGCTGGGTCAGGGCTTTGCCCTCTCCCAGAGGCAGGAGGTTTCCCTTCTCCGAGAGTCGAGAGCTTTGTCCCCGTGGCGGGTCAGGAGCTTCTGCCCTGGCACACTCAGCTTTCCCTGCTCCGGCACTCGCTCCTCGGGCTTTGGAGGGGACTCGCTGGCCATTTCCCAGCGCCCTGGTGCTTTCCCGAGTGGCAGAACCCGCGGCATCCCGGGCAAAGCAGGGACTGGCCCCTGCGTGCCCCCGGCGCGGAATCCCCTCCCCGGCGCTCACCGAGCGGCGCTGGGCTCACATCCGTGAGTCCTGCTGCTCGGCATCGCCCTCGCCCGCTGCTGCTGTCGCGACTGACCCGCGACCGAGCGGCTCGAGCCGCGGCTTCCAGCGCGAGGCGCGGGCGGCGCCCCGGGAACGGCGCCGCTGGGTCGGTCCCGGTGATGGGGTGCCAATGGTCCACGTGCTGCCCATCACGGAGAAGGAACCTTTTTTGGCAGCCCAACCCAGTTAAGGGGCCCTAAAAGTAACAAATTGCCCGGGAATATGTGACACTTTGCTGATAAGTTTTTGATAATTGCTAACGAACGCGTGTAGCGACTTGAGGCAGCCGCGCAGTAATGCTCGCTCCTTAATACTGCGGTGGTGTTTAGTTTTATTCCCGAATTTCGGCGGCAAAAGGGGTTTTTAATGCTTTTCCTGTTGGCTGCAAGCTGGCTCCAGCATTTTCCTAAGGAGTGAAAGGGATGTTTGAaggaaagcagggaggaaaaaggggCAGATTGAAGCGCtttggggcagctctgccagcaggagcttCCGCAGGGAATCTAAACAAGGGTGGGGTCTGCGTTAAtcaatgtgaaaaatgcatttctcgCAATTAAACGGACCTTCCTGGTTATTTTGGGGGTTTAATTTCCAGGAGGCTGAGCCTGGATGCGGAGCCCAGCAGAGGGCATGGCAGCCCCACGCAGGACCTGCAGAGCCGCCCTCAAtcccttcctcatcctcccGGGACAGTAGAAAGGAGAAGGATTTTAGGGCTGCCAGATTGTTTTTAACGCCTGTGATTGGATTTTTGCGTGCTAGGGACTGTGTCCGTGAGGTGGGAGTGATCAGTGCACATCCACGTCCCTGTAACCTGTGCAGCTGGAATGAGTTTATCCCGAACACAGGATAACGAATGTGGAATTACAGGGGCTGGTTCTTTCTCTTAATGCAGACTATCACAATCTCTGAAACACCAATAACCAAACACATGAATAAATTaaactttaattaaaacaatgcCACCAGACTGAGAgaactttcttcttttctttcttcttttattgCTTTCCTTGCAGCAAAAGTtccccctttttattttttcccccaaaaaacaccaggagtgcctgtgttgAAACTCCTGCCATGCCTTCCCAGAGCAGTTTGACGTCGGCTGCATTTCCCAATCCCTGTATTTTTGCAGCTGCTGGTTCCCTCCATGACTTCATCCCCATTCAGCCCCTGAGCATCTTGCTCAGAGCACTGACGTGTTGTGACTCAAAGTGATGATATTTGATGCACGCAAACCAAAATCCAGTTCCTGGCTGCTCAACAGACCTGGATCACATCTGTCCCATCTCCTAAAACAGAGGGGGAGCAGAGAATttccataaatatttattaatgatGGCTCGTTATTTATGCATTGCTCAAAGCCTCCCTACCTTCAGTGCAGCTTTCATGTGACAGCAGTGGGGTTCCAGTACCTGGTGTTTCAAATTATTGGGACAACAAATAATTCCACTGGGGAGGTAATTTGGGAAGTGGTGGGTGGTTCTGGGCGCACAGGTGATTTTAGTGATATAAAGGTAAATAGGCTTAATCTGCCTTTTAAATCCTTTTATTTTACACGAGTGCAGGTGGaacagctgtgcctgcagggcaAGGGGTTAACCTGGAtggaggggagagggaagggaagggaagggaagggaagggaagggaagggaagggaagggaagggaagggaagggaagggaagggaagggaagggaagggaagggaagggaagggaagggaaggggaaggcaTAGGGGAAGGCAAGGCAAGGTAAGAGAATGGAAAACAAGGGAAAGGAAGGCAGGGGGTGGGGAGGaataggaaggaaaaggaaggaaaggcaagGCAGGACAGAAGGCAAGTGAAGCAGCCTGGGCAGGCCTCCCAACCCCATTCTgaggatggaatgggatggaagtTTCACCTGCCCCAGTATTTCCCACCTGCCACTCCCAGgccctcccagccaggaggCAGAAGATGCCCAGGATGCCAGAGATGTCCTGGAAGAGCCCAAAGGCATCTCTACTCTGAACTTGGGAGCCCTTGGGAATTCTCCTGGTGTGAAGACAGActcctccagcctgcccagTGTCCGGGCTGGGTGACAGCAATGGCCCCCCTGACACCAGCTCTCCTGAACCCCCCACTCCAGGGAGTTTATCCCTGTCCCAAGGGATTATCCTTGCCAACACTTCCTTCCAGACCCGCCACTCTTTATGCTGttccaccagcagctgctgcatccctggTGAGTGGTGCTCATCCCCCTTGGGATGGCTTCTCCAGTGACTTCAGATGGGAGTTGCCAAGCTGGAAGCCTCAGAGCACTTGGAAATGCCCTGGAAAGGGAAGGTGCTGGCTTCTGGGAAAGGGCTGCACACTCCAAacagccctggcagtgtccagaGAATGCTGAAACCATCCACATAAAAGTTTTACTGGGGCAAAACCAACTGCTGAAGGGCTGCACCCATGCCCCAGCTATGAGCTGGTCCTggcctgctgctggtggtgagcaggggaaagagaggaggagcacaaggagctgctctcaggaaTGACAGGATGTGCTGCAATGCAAGCCATGATCCCACCCCTGTATCCCATGGAGCATCCCCACAGCCACGGGGAACTCTGGGAAAGcttgggctgcaggagaggggttTGGGTGAGATTTTGGGGCAGGCAGCTCCATTCATGGGCTGCACTTCGGGATAAGGAGCAGGTTGCTTGGGGAATTTGTGGCTGCCctatccctggaaatgtccaaggccaggctggacagggcttggagcaacctgggatagtggaaagtgtccctgcccatggcaggaggtggaactggatgggctttaaggccccttctaaccccaaccattccatgattctgtgatctcaaGCATGGGCTTCCCTTTAACTCCCATTTTCACCAGGGGATTTATTTCCCTGCCAGTCCCTCTGCTCTTCCAGAAGCCATCCATGAGTGCGAGCCAGAGCATCCTGCTGGGACAAGCCACTGGCAGCTGGATTTGGAGCAGAAGTGGACAAACCACCTGTAACAGGTGAGGTCCAGTTCCACTCTCTGTGGTGTGGTTTGCAGAAAGATGAGAGAGGAGCCTTTGTACCCTTCCAGAGGGAGGATATTTGGGAGCCCCTAGCCCTTCCAGAGGGAGGATATTTGGGAGCATTTATACCCTTCCAGAGGGAGGATATTTGggagctcccagcccttccagAGGGAGGATATTTCCAGTTCACAACAATGTCTGACCCTCTTGCTTTCtcaccctgcagggacaggacaccaTCCCCCAGAAGAGGCTTtccagagccccatccagcctggctttggacacttccagggatagcagctccctcct
Coding sequences within:
- the SENP2 gene encoding sentrin-specific protease 2, which translates into the protein MYQWLLAVLRALRDAARQAPAPALALSPEPPRRKKPAPSVLSPVEDPEEIPAKRPKTECLSGTNKGPEEVSVAAKLPQKERSRSQETEERDDFSFSESEDEVVYISSDSSFVASAEDEDATEPDEMPCDTNPCMTEESPSSLCKRVPYLSLSRNNHIRAAPESPVTPRPPIKEPGPHSAGVSGTRRPLCAAEEDVQQAENKKYKELLSLFKEKYSGRLTSPRSARLNKVQTKEPGMTGSPLKEQKPRGASPPVPQRTSVKHGDVFSPQLPQRGVVISYYTPPEDSRGQGKREKRAASVGQREAEVPQRKLFQFHVTPVLSKDLFFVDSEPLPCLEKPGDDLAPLTEAMESEISAAFDSGEPEDILSRAFKLTVTREDICTLQPLGWLNDRIMNFYMGLLVERSKKEGYPAVYAFNTFFYSKLSSTSHKGVKKWTKGVDIFEHDVILVPIHLRIHWTLLVVDLREKTIKYFDSLGQKGDHICKTVLKYLEEESREKRNIELTASEWTLHSMGTEEIPQQNNGNDCGVFVCKFADFISRDKPIIFTPEHMPYFRRKMVWEIIHQQLLGDMHC